In Candidatus Limnocylindria bacterium, the DNA window GCGGCGCCGTCTTGCGGCGACGTACGTCCGGTCGCACCCGGCCTCAGTGCCACGCCGACTGCCCTTCCACGACCGCTCACGCTGCCGGAGCTGATCCGGTCCGGGGTTCAGCAACCCATTCATGTATCTCGAGTGGATGTACCTCGTCCCAATGGGTTCGCCGATCGTGCGGCCCTCGGACGCGGACCGGCCCGGAGTGCGCATCGCGACCTACGAAGGCACACCGCTCCATCTCTATCTGAAGCGATCGTTGAAGAACGCCACACTCATCGCCACGGCGAATGACCAGCGGTCGATCGAGCTGGTGAACATGGGCGAGGCGGATGTTGTCGCAGCTTCCATGAACCAACTCGGTCGATTCGCCAATCAGATGCCCGGTGGCACGCTGATACAAGAACCGATGTTCATCAGCCGACACGCTATCGCCGTGGCTATCGGCCGGGACGACATTCTGAACTTCGCGACCGGATGGGTAGAGCGCGCCAAGAGTCGGGGCTGCTGGCGGACGTGGTCGCTCGCAGCGGCGCGCGCGGTGCCTCGGTCGCGGCGCCGGGTCCCTAAGCTCGGATCAGGACCACGTTGACCGCAATTGGCGCGCCGCTCCGACTCGGCGCTGACGCGATGACCGAGTTACCGATGGATTTCCGGAGCCGACGGGCAGACTCGAACTGCCGACCGGCGATTTACGACTCGGCGGTTGACCGCTGCAGCCTGCAGCAAGCCGCATCTCAGGCTCCACCATGAGGACGAGTAGCGGCGGGTGCGCGATCGGCTTGGCGGTGAATCCGAAGTCCGCGCCAGACGGAGAACCGAGATCGGCCGCTCGCCGAGGAGACCCTGACATCCATAATGCGCGCCGAATGAGCCAGGCTTTGGATGGGATGGCCCCTCAGGAGCTCGAGGTGCTCCGGTCTGCGGTCCGCGGCCGGGTCGTCGGTCCCGGCGACCCTGACTACGATCACGTCCGCACGATCTGGAACGGTGCCGTCGAACGACGGCCGGCGGCGTTCGCGCGGTGCACCGGCGTCGCTGACGTGATCGCGGCGCTGCGTTTCGCGCGCGAGCGCGGTCTCCGCATCTCAGTTCGCGGCGGTGGGCACAACGTTGCCGGAAGCGCGCTCTGCGACGGCGGCCTTGTGATCGACCTGCAGCCGATGAAGGGCATGCGACTGGACCTCGACGCGCACCGTCTCGTCGCGCAACCCGGATTGCGCCTCGGCGATGTGGACCACGAGACCCAGCCCTTCGGCCTTGCCGTCGCGGCCGGCATCAACAGCGAGACGGGACTGGCCGGCCTGACCGTCGGCGGCGGTATCGGCTGGCTGATGCGCAAGCACGGCCTCACCATCGATCACCTGGTCGCGGCCGACATCGTCACCGCCGACGGTCGGCTGCTGCGAGCCGATGCTGAGCGGCATCCGGACCTGTACTGGGCGATCCGGGGCGGAGGCGGCAACTTCGGGATAGTCACCGCGTTCGAGTTCGATCTCGTCGAGATTGGCCCGAGCGTCCTCGGCGGAGTCATCTTCTATCCGGCAGAGCTAGCGCGTGAGGTCCTGCGGCGATATCGCGACTGGGCGGCAGCGGCCGCAGAGGAGGTCACGACCATCCTCCTGCTACGCCTCGCGCCGCCACTCCCATGGGTGCCACAGGAGGTCAGGGGACGGCCGGTGCTGGGGATCGGGGCACTCTACGCCGGCATTCCCGACGACGGCGTAGCAATCCTCGCCCCGCTCGCGGAGTTCGGGCCGGTGCTTGCGAACTCCATCCAGCAGCGGCCCTTCGTGCAGCACCAGTCGATGCTGGATGCGAGCGCACCCGCGGGCCGGCTCTACTACTGGAAATCCCATTACCTCTCGGCGCTCACGGATGCCGCTATCGACGTCATCGCTGATAACGCCTGGTCTTTTCGATCGACGATGTCTTTCACGTTGCTGAGTCACCTGGGAGGCGCGATTCGCCGGCGCACCGACGACGAGACCGCGTTCGCCGGGCGCGACGCCGAGTTCGCGATCAACATCAACTGTGCCGCCACCAGAGCGGAGGATTTCGAGCACGACCGCGCGTGGGTCCGGGCGTGGTTCGACGCGCTGGCGCCGCACAGCACGGGCGGCGTGTACGTGAACTTCGTGGGCTCGGAAGGCGATGAGCGCGTGCACGCGGCGTACGGCGAGAAGAACTA includes these proteins:
- a CDS encoding FAD-binding oxidoreductase, with protein sequence MSQALDGMAPQELEVLRSAVRGRVVGPGDPDYDHVRTIWNGAVERRPAAFARCTGVADVIAALRFARERGLRISVRGGGHNVAGSALCDGGLVIDLQPMKGMRLDLDAHRLVAQPGLRLGDVDHETQPFGLAVAAGINSETGLAGLTVGGGIGWLMRKHGLTIDHLVAADIVTADGRLLRADAERHPDLYWAIRGGGGNFGIVTAFEFDLVEIGPSVLGGVIFYPAELAREVLRRYRDWAAAAAEEVTTILLLRLAPPLPWVPQEVRGRPVLGIGALYAGIPDDGVAILAPLAEFGPVLANSIQQRPFVQHQSMLDASAPAGRLYYWKSHYLSALTDAAIDVIADNAWSFRSTMSFTLLSHLGGAIRRRTDDETAFAGRDAEFAININCAATRAEDFEHDRAWVRAWFDALAPHSTGGVYVNFVGSEGDERVHAAYGEKNYRRLAEIKATHDPDNIFRVNQNITPTVVPARAR